Proteins co-encoded in one Malus domestica chromosome 09, GDT2T_hap1 genomic window:
- the LOC103431500 gene encoding putative ubiquitin-conjugating enzyme E2 38 produces MASSASGQALNPTVSLKLKQKEGALDSDAEYSASVVRSEDDIDILKSSTSGSTNSNVVKTSNCFSSNDADMSMDDEDNDDDDDDNDFDCDDNDGFLYDDGDDCMTLQSQFDNVDLPPGVEATLPWLNDPSPSEKPSTKTLAISDLPPCSSTVPSEASSSKEPADSNDDSIMQKSQQFKKFDMVEDFSDHHFSRMGFSDEQPPRYWAKRIQDEWKILEKDLPDTIFVRVYEARMELLRGVIIGPPGTPYHDGLFVFDCLFPTNYPKSPPMVYYYSGGLRLNPNLYECGKVCLSLLGTWSGKQNENWVPGQSTMLQVLVSIQALILNAEPFFNEPGHESSYVGAEGQRQSRKYNEDTFILSLKTMIYTLRRPPKYFEDFVLGHFRERAHNILAACKSYSEGTLVGSDITSQNAEKGGSAQFKASVVKMMNTLITHFTRNGSTDCEKFRVEACITLD; encoded by the exons GGTGCTTTGGACAGTGATGCTGAGTACTCAGCTAGTGTAGTCAGATCAGAAGATGACATTGATATCTTAAAGAGTTCAACATCAGGATCAACCAATTCAAATGTTGTCAAAACTTCCAATTGTTTTTCATCTAATGATGCTGATATGAGCATGGACGATGAAGACAACGACGACGACGATGATGATAATGACTTTGATTGTGATGACAACGATGGTTTTCTGTATGATGACGGTGATGATTGCATGACTCTGCAATCTCAGTTTGATAATGTGGACTTGCCTCCTGGTGTCGAAGCAACTCTTCCCTGGTTGAATGATCCTTCACCGAGTGAGAAGCCATCCACTAAGACGCTAGCTATTTCAGATCTACCACCATGTAGTTCAACTGTTCCTTCTGAGGCAAGTTCTAGTAAGGAACCGGCAGACAGCAATGATGACAGTATCATGCAAAAGTCTCAACAGTTTAAGAAATTTGATATGGTGGAAGATTTCTCGGATCACCACTTTAGCCGCATGGGATTTTCAGATGAGCAG CCACCCAGATATTGGGCAAAGCGAATTCAGGATGAAtggaagattttggagaagGACTTACCAG ACACTATATTTGTCAGGGTTTATGAAGCAAGAATGGAACTTCTGAGGGGTGTCATTATAGGACCTCCGGGCACTCCTTACCATGACGGTCTTTTTGTCTTTGATTGTCTCTTCCCAACTAACTATCCTAAATCACCACCG ATGGTGTACTACTATTCAGGTGGTCTTCGATTGAATCCAAATTTGTACGAGTGTGGGAAAGTTTGTCTGAGTCTCCTAGGCACTTGGAGTggcaaacaaaatgaaaattggGTCCCAGGGCAATCAACAATGCTACAAGTTTTAGTCTCTATACAAGCTCTTATTTTGAATGCAGAGCCCTTCTTCAATGAACCTGGGCATGAGTCATCGTATGTTGGAGCAGAAGGGCAAAGGCAATCCAGAAAGTACAATGAGGATACCTTTATTCTATCTCTAAAGACGATGATTTATACACTAAGGAGGCCGCCGAAG TATTTTGAGGACTTTGTCTTGGGTCATTTTCGCGAACGTGCACACAATATTCTGGCAGCATGTAAATCATATAGTGAGGGCACTCTGGTGGGGTCTGATATCACATCCCAGAATGCAGAAAAAGGTGGCTCTGCACAATTCAAGGCAAGTGTAGTTAAGATGATGAATACACTTATTACACATTTCACCAGAAATGGATCAACCGACTGTGAGAAGTTTAGAGTTGAAGCCTGTATCACATTGGACTAG